A stretch of the Geothermobacter hydrogeniphilus genome encodes the following:
- a CDS encoding DUF6361 family protein, giving the protein MVSNLTWIDHDSKARERTLRILSLFQEKESRDELGLGSVRDSFADQLFPGTSTIQTRLRYMLFVPWIYQALEEKRVPVESFAIQADKLERDLVQPLMDSDDQAGVFGKTAGKKLKRLPSSVYWAGLGVWGIRLTPFSQDEYHRRINEIYRRRDALKALEKDAKARGDDIDVEQRMAGLSWHPRLPAPPDSFPAKADFALSREEAEFIRDRIQVSCPNSLLSFLTLHCEPADTNAPWEPPDYGSFSDEHKELLTHARLFSETMHGAVLSYNIQLAQLRNHEDLVAKHRKSFSEWTASIPLDEIRSWSIKRLWELTVGHGHTITPQTRSFVQQWIEHIRKSPKALLSNAEALNLVKRREMKLKGTRSRFRNQRALEQWGGYSGVGKLVYRWPNVKVLLNDLYQGMNREEKC; this is encoded by the coding sequence ATGGTATCAAATCTGACTTGGATTGATCATGACTCAAAAGCGAGGGAACGTACACTTCGCATTCTTTCCCTTTTTCAGGAAAAGGAAAGCCGTGACGAACTCGGACTTGGCTCCGTGCGAGACAGCTTTGCAGACCAACTATTTCCCGGGACAAGTACGATCCAGACGCGCCTTCGTTACATGCTTTTTGTACCATGGATATATCAGGCCCTGGAAGAGAAGCGAGTGCCTGTGGAGAGTTTTGCAATCCAGGCCGACAAGCTGGAGAGAGATCTGGTTCAGCCACTGATGGATTCCGATGATCAAGCTGGCGTATTTGGTAAGACAGCTGGCAAAAAGCTCAAACGGCTGCCCAGCTCTGTTTACTGGGCCGGTCTAGGCGTCTGGGGCATACGCCTCACCCCATTCTCGCAGGACGAATACCATAGACGCATCAACGAAATCTACCGCCGGCGAGATGCGTTGAAAGCTCTCGAAAAAGACGCCAAAGCGCGGGGCGACGACATAGATGTTGAGCAGAGAATGGCCGGGCTGAGTTGGCATCCGAGGTTGCCCGCTCCGCCAGATAGTTTTCCGGCAAAGGCAGACTTCGCATTATCCAGGGAAGAGGCTGAATTTATCCGGGATCGTATTCAGGTTAGTTGCCCAAATAGTCTATTGTCCTTCCTAACATTGCACTGCGAGCCTGCTGACACCAATGCGCCGTGGGAACCTCCGGATTACGGCAGCTTTTCCGATGAACATAAAGAGTTGCTGACTCACGCCAGACTCTTCTCGGAGACGATGCACGGTGCGGTACTGTCCTACAACATCCAACTCGCTCAACTTAGAAACCATGAGGATCTTGTCGCCAAACATCGGAAAAGCTTCTCTGAGTGGACGGCGAGCATCCCGTTGGATGAAATTCGCTCCTGGTCGATAAAGCGCCTTTGGGAGTTGACCGTTGGCCATGGGCACACCATCACCCCACAAACGAGATCATTTGTTCAACAGTGGATCGAGCATATCCGAAAATCCCCCAAAGCCCTCCTTTCGAATGCCGAGGCTCTAAATCTGGTCAAAAGGAGGGAGATGAAACTTAAAGGCACACGATCTCGGTTCAGAAATCAGAGAGCGCTAGAGCAGTGGGGTGGATACTCTGGCGTCGGGAAGCTGGTTTACCGTTGGCCGAATGTAAAAGTTCTTTTGAACGATCTGTACCAGGGCATGAATCGGGAGGAAAAATGCTGA
- a CDS encoding AAA family ATPase — translation MTESCEQKRVIGYLRNLLQQPGFSQAALDEICSALECSPAFFGLPENDDTFFELLDEFRRAFHDKQGSRKLRLRTQQAIVAKLAEREKDVASAVESKLERILHPLVAEMRLSALEAQFLELLVHYRLCDPLYSLLNELTRLNMGIVEVCASCLGTRPEELRKVLTPSGHLMSAGLLRLPTRHGKDIDDHYDVPDLLLTALQKSLVSDEDLKTHLLGHPARAHHEWRDFEHLGPVRDKLATFIRSAVSRQASGINILLYGPPGTGKTEFCKTLAAELGLDLYALAEADEEGAEPNRKERLAGFQLAQNLLRYQGGSLLLFDEMDDLFEFPGLARLFGGKLQAGSKVFINRLFENNPVPTIWTINEASCLDESIIRRMSLAVEMKIPSQRSRQRVWKRQLDRQNISLPETDLEKLAQSEVSPAIVQNAIRFAEFSEGGMDDFQFATQSLIRAMKGPAALKTAAPSEGYDPDLVVADCDLDTLATNLSCAERKDFSLCLYGPPGTGKSAYIRFLARKMGMPVLQKRASDLLSKWVGESEQKIAEAFAEALQSESFLVFDEADSLLRDRRYAKAGWEVSQVNEMLTWMEQHPLPFACTTNLKEHLDAASMRRFTFKTHLDYLGQQEVCRAFERFFGLALDIRQAGSLRNLTPGDFVVVKKKVGYLGCANDHATIIELLQQEVEAKNEFSAVSPIGFHAVG, via the coding sequence ATGACAGAATCCTGTGAGCAGAAGCGAGTGATCGGTTATCTGCGAAATCTGCTGCAACAACCCGGTTTTTCCCAGGCCGCGCTGGACGAGATATGCAGCGCCCTTGAATGCTCTCCCGCTTTTTTCGGCCTGCCTGAAAACGACGATACTTTCTTCGAACTGCTGGACGAATTCAGGCGGGCATTTCACGATAAGCAGGGATCACGAAAACTGCGCCTGCGAACCCAGCAGGCTATTGTCGCCAAGCTTGCAGAACGGGAGAAGGACGTTGCGTCAGCCGTTGAAAGCAAGCTGGAGCGGATTCTTCATCCCCTGGTTGCCGAAATGAGGCTTTCGGCCCTGGAAGCCCAGTTCCTCGAACTTCTGGTTCACTATCGCCTTTGCGATCCCCTCTACAGCCTGCTGAACGAGTTGACTCGGCTCAACATGGGGATCGTGGAAGTCTGTGCTTCGTGTCTCGGAACCCGTCCTGAAGAGTTGCGAAAGGTTCTGACGCCCTCCGGCCACTTGATGTCGGCCGGACTGTTGCGCCTGCCGACCCGCCACGGCAAGGACATTGATGACCATTACGATGTCCCGGATTTGCTGCTGACCGCCTTACAAAAGAGCCTGGTCAGTGACGAGGACCTGAAGACTCATCTGTTGGGACATCCCGCCAGGGCCCATCATGAATGGCGGGATTTTGAGCATCTCGGCCCGGTTCGCGATAAGCTGGCCACCTTTATCCGCTCAGCGGTTTCACGGCAGGCCTCGGGGATCAACATCCTTCTCTATGGTCCCCCGGGGACCGGCAAGACCGAATTCTGCAAAACTCTCGCTGCGGAACTGGGGCTCGACCTCTATGCCTTGGCCGAAGCTGACGAAGAGGGGGCGGAACCGAACCGAAAGGAGCGTCTTGCCGGCTTTCAACTGGCCCAGAATCTTCTGCGTTACCAGGGCGGCAGTCTGCTTTTGTTCGATGAGATGGATGACCTCTTCGAGTTTCCGGGACTGGCCCGGCTGTTCGGCGGGAAACTTCAGGCCGGTTCCAAGGTCTTCATCAACCGCCTGTTTGAGAACAACCCGGTTCCGACCATCTGGACCATCAACGAAGCATCCTGTCTCGATGAATCGATCATTCGCCGGATGTCGCTGGCGGTTGAAATGAAGATCCCGTCACAACGTTCGCGCCAGCGGGTCTGGAAACGCCAGCTCGATCGGCAGAATATTTCTCTGCCTGAGACCGACCTGGAAAAGCTGGCACAATCGGAAGTCTCCCCCGCCATTGTACAGAATGCCATCCGCTTTGCCGAATTTTCTGAAGGCGGCATGGATGACTTCCAGTTCGCCACCCAGAGCCTGATCCGTGCCATGAAAGGGCCGGCGGCATTAAAGACGGCGGCCCCCAGCGAGGGTTATGACCCGGACCTGGTTGTCGCGGACTGCGACCTTGATACCCTGGCCACAAACCTCTCCTGCGCGGAGCGGAAAGATTTTTCCCTCTGCCTTTATGGTCCGCCGGGGACCGGCAAGTCGGCCTATATCCGTTTCCTGGCCCGGAAAATGGGCATGCCGGTTCTGCAGAAAAGAGCGTCCGATCTGTTGTCCAAGTGGGTCGGGGAGAGTGAGCAGAAGATTGCCGAGGCGTTTGCCGAAGCCCTGCAGAGTGAGAGTTTTCTGGTCTTTGACGAGGCCGACTCGCTGTTGCGGGATCGGCGTTACGCCAAAGCCGGCTGGGAGGTCTCCCAGGTCAACGAGATGCTGACCTGGATGGAACAGCACCCGTTGCCTTTCGCCTGCACCACCAACCTGAAAGAACATCTCGACGCGGCCTCAATGCGCCGCTTCACGTTCAAAACCCATCTGGATTACCTGGGGCAGCAGGAGGTCTGCAGGGCCTTTGAGCGGTTCTTCGGTTTGGCACTTGATATTCGACAGGCTGGTTCGCTGCGCAACCTCACTCCGGGAGATTTTGTTGTCGTGAAGAAAAAAGTCGGTTATCTCGGTTGCGCGAACGACCACGCCACCATTATTGAGCTTCTTCAACAGGAGGTTGAAGCGAAAAATGAATTTTCCGCTGTTTCGCCGATCGGATTTCATGCTGTCGGTTGA
- a CDS encoding DEAD/DEAH box helicase encodes MHSNHFSSRHAMSGLKDFQRRTVEYVFRRLYGDDSTSRFLVADEVGLGKTLVARGVIAKTLEHLQDQVDRIDVIYICSNAAIATQNINRLNVSDSDGFSIATRLTYLPRQVRSLRKNRVNFISLTPGTAFDHARSRGGHMDERAILYQMLWDLPWAHGSRKRRYQNGLLNMLQATAGKDSWRAKVGVSDTWELDRDLAVAFRKKVRQDQDLYTDLKECCWYFRRYKENIDGDFNELRYSLIGRLRSMLASVCLFALEPDLIILDEFQRFKHLLDGDDDASMLATALFEYPDVRVLLLSATPYKMFTLDQETDEDDHYPDFIRTLNFLFNDPTRVDEVKKLLAEHRTTLHARASGSQCLPGKKAELEKALLKVMCRTERVMTTQDHNSMLTETERVTPIKPEDLYHAAMVDKVAICVKAGEPIEYWKSAPYLINFLKHYELRNKLDAQLESPSDELRGALSSANGQLLTKEKFESYSTLDPANPRMRVLFEDTIDKGMWQLLWMPPSMPYAKPGGVFKGKDGLTKALVFSSWSVVPDAIASICSYEAERKMLTGTSVSHSNLYDKIKPLLRFAVTSNDNRLTGMPVIAWLLPSPTLATVIDPLIISLSRGGGPLPAQEMKNEVKAICRSLLKSLPDAGAGSRADERWYWAAPILLDSKNGLLEWCKSESGWRAATPDHEAGTRFKDHIDLLIKMAEGKIPLGPRPDDLVDVLCDLALAGPGVCALRVLHRIVDDLDPYDPNLLSASARIASGFRSLFNMPETIAMLRGSGEDTYWRLTLQYGVDGNLQAVLDEYVHVLKESLGLQEHSPLEQVAGIADCIQSVLSLRTAQIRIDEIKVSEDGFVIDDFNTRCRFALRFGDIRDDNNQALVRADSVRDAFNSPFRPFVLASTSIGQEGLDFHTWCHAVVHWNLPSNPVDLEQREGRVHRYKGHAVRKNIAERYGLAALSGAHQGGDPWQTLFQIASQSKSNGHSDLIPYWIFEEGSARVERRIPLLPYSKEVGKLKRLKRGLALYRMVFGQPRQEDLLFSLSQNGSHKSADLADWLISLQPPETGSSSHLKLLP; translated from the coding sequence ATGCATAGCAACCACTTTTCATCAAGGCATGCCATGTCAGGGCTAAAAGATTTCCAGAGAAGGACCGTGGAGTACGTGTTCCGGAGGCTCTATGGCGATGATTCGACCTCCCGCTTCCTGGTTGCCGATGAGGTAGGACTTGGGAAAACGCTTGTTGCCAGGGGAGTCATTGCCAAGACCCTGGAACACCTGCAGGACCAGGTAGACCGGATCGATGTAATCTACATCTGTTCCAATGCTGCAATCGCAACTCAGAATATCAATCGGCTCAATGTCAGTGACTCTGACGGTTTTTCAATCGCCACGCGGCTTACGTACCTTCCAAGACAGGTTCGGTCACTTCGGAAAAACAGGGTGAACTTTATCAGTCTTACTCCGGGGACTGCTTTTGATCATGCTCGCAGCCGAGGTGGTCATATGGATGAAAGGGCTATTCTCTATCAAATGCTATGGGATCTCCCTTGGGCACATGGCAGTCGGAAAAGAAGGTACCAAAATGGTTTACTCAATATGTTACAAGCGACCGCTGGAAAGGACAGTTGGAGGGCTAAAGTCGGAGTATCCGATACGTGGGAGCTGGATAGGGACTTAGCAGTCGCATTTCGGAAAAAAGTACGACAAGACCAAGACCTCTATACTGACCTTAAAGAATGTTGCTGGTATTTCAGACGCTATAAGGAAAACATTGATGGCGACTTCAATGAGTTACGCTACAGCCTTATTGGCAGACTCAGAAGCATGCTGGCCTCGGTGTGCCTTTTCGCATTGGAGCCGGACCTGATCATTCTTGATGAGTTCCAGCGGTTCAAACATCTGCTGGATGGCGACGACGATGCCTCAATGCTGGCGACCGCACTCTTCGAATATCCTGACGTCCGGGTACTCCTGTTGTCCGCGACCCCCTACAAAATGTTCACGCTCGACCAGGAAACGGACGAGGATGATCACTATCCTGATTTCATAAGAACTCTGAATTTCCTGTTTAATGATCCAACCAGGGTTGATGAGGTTAAGAAACTTTTGGCTGAACACCGCACTACGCTCCACGCTCGTGCTTCAGGCTCGCAGTGTCTCCCGGGGAAAAAGGCAGAGCTTGAGAAAGCCCTTCTCAAAGTAATGTGCCGAACAGAGCGGGTCATGACCACTCAGGATCACAACTCAATGCTGACCGAAACTGAACGAGTGACCCCTATCAAGCCAGAAGACCTTTACCATGCGGCGATGGTCGATAAAGTCGCCATCTGCGTCAAAGCGGGGGAACCTATTGAATACTGGAAGTCCGCACCATATCTGATCAATTTCCTGAAGCATTATGAATTGAGGAATAAGCTGGACGCGCAGTTGGAGTCCCCTTCGGATGAGCTTCGAGGCGCTTTATCTTCGGCGAATGGACAATTGCTGACTAAAGAGAAGTTTGAAAGTTACAGCACGCTCGACCCGGCCAATCCAAGGATGCGCGTCCTTTTTGAAGACACGATTGATAAGGGCATGTGGCAATTATTATGGATGCCGCCGTCCATGCCGTATGCCAAGCCTGGTGGCGTTTTTAAAGGCAAAGACGGCTTGACCAAGGCTTTGGTGTTCTCCTCCTGGAGTGTCGTTCCGGATGCGATTGCTTCAATCTGCTCCTACGAAGCCGAACGGAAAATGCTCACCGGTACTTCGGTTTCGCACAGCAACCTCTATGATAAGATAAAACCACTCCTGAGATTTGCAGTAACTTCGAATGACAATCGCCTGACCGGCATGCCAGTTATCGCCTGGCTGCTACCATCGCCAACTCTTGCCACCGTTATTGATCCCCTCATAATCTCGTTAAGCCGTGGAGGAGGACCATTGCCTGCGCAAGAGATGAAAAATGAGGTTAAGGCGATTTGCCGTAGCCTTCTCAAAAGTCTACCGGATGCTGGTGCAGGCTCACGTGCCGACGAAAGATGGTACTGGGCGGCACCCATACTCCTTGATTCCAAAAATGGTTTACTTGAGTGGTGCAAGAGCGAATCGGGATGGCGAGCGGCAACACCGGACCATGAAGCAGGCACCCGCTTCAAAGATCATATCGATCTACTGATCAAAATGGCGGAGGGGAAGATACCTCTTGGTCCAAGACCAGATGACCTCGTTGACGTGCTCTGTGATCTTGCGCTCGCGGGTCCCGGCGTTTGCGCATTAAGAGTGTTACATCGTATCGTGGATGACTTGGACCCGTATGATCCGAATCTTCTGTCCGCATCTGCCAGGATTGCATCCGGCTTTCGCTCTCTTTTCAACATGCCTGAGACGATTGCCATGCTACGCGGCTCCGGGGAGGATACATATTGGCGGTTGACGCTTCAGTACGGCGTCGATGGCAACCTTCAAGCCGTCCTCGACGAATATGTGCATGTCCTCAAGGAGTCGTTGGGACTCCAGGAACACTCACCATTAGAACAGGTTGCTGGGATCGCCGACTGTATCCAATCGGTACTGTCTCTGCGGACTGCTCAAATTCGGATAGACGAAATCAAAGTATCGGAAGATGGGTTTGTCATTGATGACTTCAATACCCGTTGTCGCTTCGCTCTCCGATTTGGGGATATTCGGGATGACAACAATCAAGCTCTCGTCCGTGCCGATTCTGTTCGGGACGCCTTCAATTCCCCGTTTCGTCCTTTCGTCCTGGCTTCGACTTCAATTGGCCAGGAAGGACTGGATTTCCATACGTGGTGCCATGCCGTGGTGCATTGGAACCTGCCATCAAATCCTGTCGACCTTGAACAACGCGAAGGCCGGGTCCATCGATACAAAGGGCATGCGGTCAGAAAGAATATTGCTGAACGATATGGTTTGGCGGCCCTTTCTGGAGCTCACCAAGGAGGTGACCCGTGGCAGACCCTTTTTCAGATTGCGTCGCAAAGTAAATCGAATGGACACTCAGATCTCATCCCGTATTGGATTTTCGAAGAAGGCTCTGCGCGAGTAGAGCGCCGCATACCCCTGCTTCCTTACAGCAAGGAAGTCGGAAAGCTCAAGCGACTTAAACGGGGATTGGCCCTCTACAGGATGGTATTTGGGCAGCCACGCCAGGAAGACCTTCTGTTCAGCCTTAGCCAGAATGGCAGCCATAAGTCAGCGGATTTGGCCGACTGGCTAATTTCGCTTCAGCCCCCGGAAACTGGCTCCTCATCACATTTGAAGCTCCTGCCGTAG
- a CDS encoding phospholipase D family protein: protein MLNPNFRSLYTSALTPPPGMVFDEAIATTFSMDPALLLEVPVYLALMAADGQTDPDPLSVLEAIRRYSKRITVYVQKGRIQVPQIAKPNPLFGFLEEMVVEVRAPGGGVFHPKVWVIRFVTPDGHSLIYRLVILTRNMTTDKSWDLSLQLEGTIGGRKAKLNKPLAYFFKSLPGLTTGEIERERLDQVNRFSDEIHRVQWELPEGFDELAFYLPGTKKFEWEPPVANRMAVISPFCSDEALQALIKQTKAADALISRPESLSGLKKDTIELFSQCLHLDEAAETEDGEEDNSTDQPLATGLHAKAYLFEKGWNTEIVVGSANATNAALMSEKNCEILVSLAGRRSKVGGIDELLGDDGMGEYLVTFDATKEAEIDTERQQAEELIEKARSVMSEAELSLKCGNALKENLWALTLIGQIPSLDGIVSATAWPITVTRDFAVNISEGVTDGVKLGEFSASSVTGLIAFELKTSHPEVSARFVLNFPVVGIPAERNSAILQTVISNQDGFIRYLLLLLGDGSGAGPLDSGTGSGVARWLSRLAAGEDIPLLEEMTRTYSRHPERLAEISRLVRELSQGSKNAIIPENFLNLWSVFESAIGGHDA, encoded by the coding sequence ATGCTGAATCCAAACTTCCGAAGCCTTTATACCTCTGCTTTGACCCCTCCACCGGGAATGGTCTTCGATGAGGCCATTGCAACCACTTTTTCAATGGACCCGGCGTTGCTGCTTGAAGTACCTGTCTACTTGGCTTTGATGGCCGCAGATGGTCAGACAGATCCCGATCCCCTGTCTGTTCTTGAGGCCATTCGCAGATATTCAAAGCGGATTACCGTGTACGTGCAAAAAGGCCGGATTCAAGTACCCCAGATCGCCAAGCCGAACCCGTTGTTTGGCTTTCTGGAGGAGATGGTTGTCGAGGTAAGGGCTCCTGGCGGTGGTGTCTTCCATCCGAAAGTCTGGGTAATTCGTTTTGTTACTCCGGATGGACATAGCTTGATATATCGACTGGTTATTCTGACCAGGAACATGACCACAGACAAATCGTGGGACCTTTCGCTTCAGCTCGAAGGCACGATTGGAGGGCGCAAGGCAAAGCTGAACAAACCTCTTGCGTATTTCTTCAAGTCACTTCCTGGCCTGACTACCGGAGAGATAGAAAGGGAAAGACTTGACCAGGTAAATAGATTTTCAGACGAAATACATCGAGTCCAGTGGGAACTTCCCGAAGGGTTTGACGAACTCGCCTTTTATCTTCCAGGAACTAAAAAGTTTGAGTGGGAACCGCCGGTTGCGAATCGTATGGCTGTAATCTCACCATTTTGCTCCGATGAAGCCCTTCAAGCCTTGATAAAGCAAACCAAGGCTGCTGATGCGCTTATTTCAAGGCCGGAGTCTCTATCTGGTCTGAAGAAAGACACTATTGAGCTTTTTTCACAGTGCCTTCATTTGGACGAGGCCGCGGAAACCGAGGATGGCGAGGAAGACAACTCTACTGATCAACCTCTGGCAACCGGTCTCCATGCAAAGGCATATCTGTTTGAAAAAGGCTGGAACACCGAGATTGTCGTAGGATCGGCAAACGCTACCAATGCCGCTCTTATGTCCGAAAAAAACTGCGAGATACTTGTTTCTCTAGCCGGCAGAAGGAGTAAAGTTGGCGGCATTGATGAACTATTGGGTGACGATGGGATGGGAGAATATCTCGTCACTTTCGATGCTACCAAGGAAGCTGAAATCGATACAGAAAGGCAGCAGGCTGAGGAACTTATCGAGAAGGCTCGATCCGTTATGTCCGAAGCGGAACTCTCCCTAAAATGCGGGAACGCGTTGAAGGAGAATTTGTGGGCCTTAACGCTAATAGGGCAGATACCATCCCTTGATGGGATTGTCAGCGCGACTGCCTGGCCTATAACCGTTACACGTGATTTTGCGGTGAATATCTCGGAGGGCGTTACTGACGGGGTCAAACTTGGTGAATTTTCAGCTTCATCCGTGACGGGACTTATAGCCTTTGAGCTCAAGACCAGCCATCCAGAGGTTTCTGCTCGGTTTGTACTGAACTTTCCGGTGGTAGGAATCCCTGCTGAGCGTAACTCTGCCATCTTGCAAACCGTCATCAGCAACCAGGATGGATTCATTCGATACCTGTTGCTCTTGCTGGGTGATGGTTCGGGGGCCGGGCCTCTTGATTCCGGCACCGGTTCCGGGGTGGCCAGATGGTTGTCTCGATTGGCCGCTGGAGAAGATATTCCACTGCTTGAAGAGATGACCCGTACTTACAGCCGACACCCTGAGCGGCTTGCCGAAATCTCGAGACTGGTGCGTGAGCTATCACAGGGGAGCAAGAATGCCATTATCCCCGAGAACTTTTTGAATCTCTGGTCAGTTTTTGAATCTGCCATCGGAGGGCATGATGCATAG
- a CDS encoding alpha/beta hydrolase: MKILFLHGLESGPHGSKYQALKNRFGDVLAPDCTGIFDAEQRLVVILDTLRDEKGPFLVVGSSMGGLMALLLERRAPELVAGMILCAPALHRDEAVGLKAEGLPPTVIIHGVNDEVVPISAGRNFGVRLIEVEDDHRLSRSMELILNEVASMRALLEREVSKLPREDDR; encoded by the coding sequence ATGAAGATTCTTTTTCTGCACGGGCTTGAGTCCGGCCCCCATGGGAGCAAGTACCAGGCACTGAAGAACAGGTTCGGGGACGTTCTGGCCCCGGACTGCACAGGTATCTTTGACGCGGAGCAACGCCTGGTCGTGATTCTCGACACCCTGCGGGACGAAAAAGGGCCGTTTCTGGTTGTCGGTTCGAGCATGGGAGGACTGATGGCCCTGTTGCTGGAACGGCGCGCGCCCGAGCTTGTTGCCGGGATGATTCTCTGTGCCCCGGCATTGCATCGCGACGAGGCCGTCGGCTTGAAAGCGGAAGGGTTACCGCCCACCGTGATTATCCATGGCGTCAACGACGAGGTGGTTCCGATTTCTGCCGGCAGGAACTTCGGGGTTAGGTTGATCGAGGTTGAAGATGATCACCGGCTGAGTCGAAGCATGGAACTGATTCTGAACGAGGTGGCGTCAATGCGTGCTTTGCTTGAGAGGGAAGTATCAAAGCTCCCCAGAGAGGATGACAGATGA
- a CDS encoding ADP-ribosylglycohydrolase family protein, with the protein MISFRTSETDPLQISTIALPWLPGRIGLTLCPGKKGERTFGGCWNRNLDTDLAAVRDWGARCLVTLLQEQELRILEVEDLPTGTERAGMDWLHLPIRDLDVPNENWLQNWKRETGPELRGRLLRGERIVIHCRGGLGRSGLVAALMLRDLGIPPEDAIPMVRRAQPGAVETPEQKDFILRYRPWVGRQAFGHFHGCLLGGAVGDALGWPIEFSSLETIRSVYGAEGITAPVANTRGRVEISDDTQMALFTAEGLLHGHVEWCAGRKDAITRQAHRAYLRWLHAQGEELPEGSRDYLIGGHLLRYPEMFAVRAPGGTCITALKSGRVGTMEERINDSKGCGTVMRVAPVGLFAASPELLSTLAEDESNETAFRLGCEISAITHGHPTGWLAGGYLALLISRAIMGDSLDKATAVADAELLRWPEHEECVTAIRKAWRIYGETGNTPGPEAIARIGEGWVAEEALAIALYCALCYRDHFEKAVLLSVNHGGDSDSTGAITGNIMGALLGDRAIPREWTKGLELEGCIGKMAGRLFVGP; encoded by the coding sequence ATGATCAGCTTCCGCACCAGCGAAACCGATCCCCTGCAGATCAGCACCATCGCCCTGCCCTGGCTTCCCGGGCGCATCGGGTTGACCCTCTGTCCCGGGAAAAAGGGCGAGAGGACCTTCGGTGGCTGCTGGAACCGGAATCTTGACACCGACCTGGCCGCTGTCCGTGACTGGGGAGCCCGGTGCCTGGTCACGCTGCTTCAGGAGCAGGAACTGCGCATCCTTGAGGTTGAAGACCTGCCGACCGGAACGGAGCGGGCCGGGATGGACTGGCTGCATCTGCCGATCCGGGATCTTGATGTTCCGAACGAGAACTGGCTGCAGAACTGGAAACGGGAAACCGGTCCGGAGTTGCGGGGGCGCCTGCTGCGGGGTGAGCGGATTGTCATCCATTGCCGGGGCGGCCTGGGGCGCAGCGGGCTGGTCGCCGCGCTGATGCTGCGCGACCTCGGCATCCCGCCCGAGGATGCCATCCCCATGGTCCGCCGGGCGCAACCCGGTGCTGTCGAAACACCGGAACAGAAGGATTTCATCCTTCGCTACCGTCCCTGGGTCGGCAGGCAGGCGTTTGGGCATTTCCACGGTTGCCTGCTTGGCGGCGCGGTCGGCGACGCCCTCGGCTGGCCCATCGAATTCTCCAGCCTGGAAACAATCCGCTCCGTGTATGGAGCGGAGGGCATCACCGCCCCCGTGGCCAACACCCGGGGCAGGGTCGAAATCAGCGACGACACCCAGATGGCTCTTTTCACCGCGGAGGGACTGCTGCATGGTCACGTCGAATGGTGCGCCGGCAGGAAAGACGCCATCACCCGCCAGGCACACCGCGCCTACCTGCGCTGGCTGCACGCCCAGGGGGAAGAGCTTCCCGAAGGAAGCCGGGACTACCTCATCGGGGGCCACCTGCTCCGATATCCGGAGATGTTCGCCGTAAGGGCGCCGGGCGGCACCTGCATCACGGCGCTCAAATCCGGCCGGGTTGGAACCATGGAAGAGCGCATCAATGACAGCAAGGGCTGCGGTACCGTTATGCGAGTCGCTCCGGTCGGCCTGTTTGCCGCATCCCCGGAACTGCTTTCCACTCTTGCGGAAGATGAAAGCAACGAAACGGCCTTTCGCCTCGGCTGTGAGATCTCGGCCATCACTCACGGTCATCCGACCGGCTGGCTGGCCGGCGGCTACCTGGCCCTGCTGATTTCCCGGGCTATCATGGGCGACTCCCTGGACAAGGCCACGGCCGTGGCAGACGCAGAGCTGCTGCGCTGGCCGGAGCATGAGGAGTGTGTGACAGCGATTCGCAAAGCCTGGCGGATTTACGGAGAAACCGGGAACACCCCCGGCCCGGAAGCCATCGCCCGGATCGGCGAGGGATGGGTTGCCGAAGAGGCCCTGGCCATCGCCCTTTATTGCGCGTTATGCTACCGGGATCATTTTGAAAAGGCGGTGCTGCTTTCCGTCAACCACGGCGGCGACAGCGACAGCACCGGGGCGATAACCGGAAATATCATGGGAGCCCTGTTGGGGGATCGCGCCATTCCGCGAGAATGGACAAAGGGACTGGAACTGGAGGGCTGTATCGGAAAGATGGCCGGGCGGTTATTTGTCGGGCCGTGA